The Coffea eugenioides isolate CCC68of unplaced genomic scaffold, Ceug_1.0 ScVebR1_155;HRSCAF=627, whole genome shotgun sequence genome window below encodes:
- the LOC113755543 gene encoding pentatricopeptide repeat-containing protein At5g15010, mitochondrial, giving the protein MWKCRRRFTASSSFLWSYGSLSTQLPKHIVVAKPIDLLHQRSIRFAQSPQFLRNPLSFNSCIFPLFSSSVSWSSSTKFPDSHSRHGAEDDDNDSIGNEDEDLYNNEEMDGSKCQKSTLTDLRDVETLMTILEESKTSRSVMKNKLEHCGVTVTSELVVEVLSRVRNDWEAAFTFFLWASKQPGYAHSLREYHSMISILGKMRKFDTAWGLIDEMRVRGGSTGTPLVTPQTLLIMIRKYCAVHDVAKAINTFYAYKRFKFEITIEDFQDLLSALCRYKNVKDAEYLLFCNKSVFPLNTKSFNIILNGWCNVVGDLREGMRIWREMKARGIPRDVFSYSSMMSCYSKFGNLKSLLKLFDQMKGLDIAPDRKVYNAVIHALAKGKHVKEARNLMKTMQENGISANAATYNSLIMPLCRTRQIDAAREIFNEMTEKGMPPTVRTYHAFFRILMTGEEVFALLQSMNVTGCQPGHDTYIMLIRKFCRWRQLDNVFKLWTEMRNNGLDHDRSSYIVLINGLFLNGKLEESYQYYLEMKKKHLLPEPKIEEMLQAWLAGKQNDGRQITHLKDSQEVPTKLENKARHKPKKLDGKRDFFHQPEGKMTTREHGFSFWKD; this is encoded by the coding sequence ATGTGGAAATGCAGAAGAAGATTCACTGCATCGTCCTCCTTCCTTTGGTCCTACGGCAGTTTGAGTACTCAGTTACCAAAACATATAGTTGTTGCTAAGCCAATTGATTTACTTCATCAGCGTTCTATTCGATTCGCACAAAGTCCTCAATTTTTAAGAAATCCCTTGAGTTTTAATTCCTGTATTTTCCCACTCTTTTCCTCCTCTGTTAGCTGGTCGTCCAGCACAAAATTCCCAGACTCCCATTCTCGACATGGTGCTGAAGACGATGATAATGATAGCATTGGAAATGAGGACGAAGATCTTTACAATAATGAAGAAATGGATGGTAGCAAATGTCAAAAATCCACTTTAACTGATTTACGGGATGTAGAAACCTTAATGACTATTCTGGAAGAATCGAAAACAAGCAGGTCTGTGATGAAGAACAAACTCGAGCATTGTGGAGTTACAGTTACATCTGAGTTGGTGGTGGAGGTGCTGTCTCGGGTGAGGAATGATTGGGAAGCAGCATTTACTTTCTTCTTGTGGGCCAGCAAGCAGCCGGGCTATGCACATTCCTTGAGAGAATACCATTCAATGATATCTATACTCGGGAAAATGAGGAAGTTTGATACTGCATGGGGTTTGATTGATGAAATGAGAGTGAGAGGTGGAAGCACAGGTACTCCACTTGTGACTCCTCAGACTCTTTTGATTATGATCAGGAAATACTGTGCTGTTCATGATGTGGCTAAGGCAATTAATACTTTTTATGCATACAAACGGTTTAAATTTGAAATCACAATTGAAGATTTCCAGGATCTTTTATCCGCCCTTTGTCGTTACAAGAATGTGAAAGATGCTGAGTATTTGCTTTTCTGTAACAAAAGTGTGTTTCCTTTGAATACTAAGAGCTTTAACATTATCCTCAATGGGTGGTGTAATGTTGTTGGTGATTTACGAGAAGGAATGAGAATTTGGAGGGAGATGAAAGCTAGAGGGATTCCCAGAGATGTTTTTTCATATTCTAGTATGATGTCTTgctattcaaaatttggtaaCCTTAAATCTCTGCTCAAACTTTTTGACCAAATGAAAGGATTGGACATTGCACCTGACCGGAAAGTATATAATGCTGTGATACATGCTCTTGCTAAAGGCAAGCATGTAAAGGAAGCTCGGAATCTCATGAAAACAATGCAGGAGAATGGGATTTCAGCAAATGCTGCTACATATAACTCACTGATCATGCCTCTCTGTAGAACCCGTCAAATAGATGCAGCTCGAGAGATCTTTAACGAAATGACAGAGAAGGGCATGCCCCCTACTGTTCGGACTTATCATGCTTTCTTTCGGATTTTGATGACAGGGGAAGAGGTGTTTGCGCTCTTGCAAAGCATGAATGTGACAGGTTGCCAACCAGGCCATGACACATATATAATGTTAATTAGAAAGTTTTGTCGCTGGCGCCAGCTTGATAATGTTTTCAAACTGTGGACTGAAATGAGAAATAATGGACTTGATCATGATCGGAGCTCTTACATTGTGCTGATAAATGGACTATTTTTGAATGGAAAGCTTGAGGAGTCATACCAATATTATCTAGAGATGAAAAAGAAACATTTATTACCAGAACCTAAGATTGAAGAAATGCTTCAGGCTTGGCTAGCAGGCAAGCAAAATGATGGGAGGCAAATTACACACTTGAAAGACAGTCAAGAAGTCCCTACTAAGCTAGAGAATAAAGCCAGACATAAACCGAAAAAACTTGATGGCAAAAGAGATTTCTTCCATCAACCTGAAGGGAAAATGACCACGAGAGAACATGGTTTCTCATTTTGGAAGGATTAA